CAAGCGGACTTTCAGTCGGCTTGGCATAACCAAGGTGTTGGCCTGAGTAAGTTACAGCGATATGAAGAAGCTCTAGAGAGTGGTTCTCTCGCCCGACAACGGCCTATGAATGAAATTCTGCAAGCTCATAAACGGGAAATATTGGCGATCGCCTCTCAACATGGAGCCTATAATATTCGAGTATTCGGATCGGTGGCGCGTAATGAAGCGAATGCCGATAGCGATATCGATTTTCTGGTAGACTACGACTCCACAAAACGGAGTCCTTGGTTTCCTTGTGGACTGCAACAAGATTTAGAAGCACTGTTACAGTGTCCTGTCGATATCGCTACTCCGGCAATGCTCAAACCCCGCATCCGAGAGCGCGTTTTACAAGAAGCCATCCCCCTAGAATCGGCAACCGATCGTCATCTCGATAGACTATGAGAGAAGATCCCGAACGAGTACAAGATATGCTCGATGCGATCGCAGCTATTGAACGCTATATTCAACAAGATCGGCAAGCCTTTGAAGAGCAAGAGCTAATTCAGGTTTGGGTTGCCCATCATTTGCAAATTATTGGAGAGGCTACCAGCGCTTTATCTGATACCCTCAAAGCCAATTATCCACAAATCCCTTGGATACAAGTTGTTGGATTAAGAAATATGCTAGTTCACGAATACTTTCGCATCGATCCTCAAATCCTCTGGGATATTACACAATATGATTTACCAGCACTTCAGCAAACCCTGCAAACAATGCAGCAAGATTTAGATATTTAATTTTTAGTTGATAACAGGTGTAGCATGGCATCAAGTCCATAAACGGAAAATAGTGGCGATCGCCTCTCAACCTGGAACCGATAATATTCGATAATCTTATGATCATTACTCCAACCCAACTTTCTCTAGAAGAATTTCTGCAACTGCCTGAAACCGAACCGAGCAGTGAATATATTGATGGACACATTTACACCAAACCCATGCCAAAAGGAAGACACAGTGCCATTCAAACCAGTTTAGTCACTGCCATTAATCAAGTGGGAAGTCCCGGAAAAATCGCCCGTGCCTTTACCGAATTACGCTGTACGTTTGCTAGACGTTCCCTTGTTCCGGATATTAGTATCTTTGCCTGGCCAAGAATTCCCTTAAATCCTCAAGGGGAAATTGAGGATTTGTTTACCTTAGCGCCGGATTGGACGATTGAAATTCTCTCACCAGAACAACCGTCCACACGGGTAATCGATAAAATCCTCTTTTGTTTAGATGAAGGCACAGAACTGGGTTGGTTAATCGATCCTCAAGAGCGGTTAGTGATGTCTTTTTCTCCAGGACAACAACCGCGAATTTATCGAGGTGATACGGTGCTTCCCTGTCTAGACATTTTGCCCGATTTCCAGAGTTCTCCGCAAACCATTTTCAGTTATTTAACTTTAAATTAGTTCATATAGCGCTGCGTGCTAGGGAATAGGGAATAGGTTTCAGTATTGAACCGGAGTCCTAACTTACTCTTTCTCTGCTATACCATTTTTCTTGGTTGATAATAGGTGTAACATTGCGTCCACGAGCCGATCGCGCTCCATCGGCATAATGTCCTTACCGTGGAGCATCTCCTGCACAAGCATATAGTGTACCAATGCGCCGATCCAAATGCGGGCGGTGGCTTCGGGATCGGGTAAATTGAGTTCCTTAAAACTGGATAAATGGCACGTGAGAGTTTCGATTCCGGGTTTGGCTAAGTGACGGGCAAAGGTTTGGGCTAATTCGGGAAAGCGCCCAGACTCGGCAATCATGAGGCGGATAAAGTTCTGATAGTCGGTGTCTTCGATTAAATTATCCAGCATATTATTGGCCATATTTTGCAGGACTTCCCGTAAATCATGGGTGGGGAGGCGATCGGATGGGGTAAAGATTGTTGGAAATTTCTTTTGCGCTAATCGTTGCACCAGCGCCGCAAATAATCCTTCTTTATCCCCGAAATGACTGTATACCGTGGCTTTCGAGACTCCCGCCGTTGCTGCCACCCGATCCATACTGGTTCCTGCATAGCCATGGGCTAAAAATTCTTGCATCGCTCCGTTGAGAATCTGCTGCGCCTTGTCGGATAAGGGTTTGGCTTCAGGGGAATCGGTAGACATTATAAAGTTTTTCTCCAATTTGGGGTCTTAGACTTGATTATACTACTCCGTTTAGTCTATACTAAAAGCAAGCTAAACTAAACCGTTTAATCTAGGAGCTAGGATCGTGGTACGCACTGCAATGGGAACGGAATGGAAATCATCCAAAACAGTGGCTCTACTGGCTACTACCCTCCTCGCTGTGGGAGGAGTCACCGCCTATTCCTTGGTTTCGCCAAAATCCCTTTTTTCCGAGCCGGAAACGCCTCCAGTGGTGGAACTGCCCCAAATGGAAACGGTAACTGCGGTGGGTTGGCTCGAACCCAAGGGGGAAGTGATTCAACTCGCGGCTTCTGAGGCAGCCCAAAGCAGCCGAGTGGCGCAACTGCTGGTGAACGAAGGAGACTGGGTAAAGGCTGGGGATGCGATCGCCATTTTAGATAGCCGCGATCGCCTGCAAGCTGCCGTAGAACAAGCCAGAGCGCAAGTCCAAGTTGCCGAAGCTGGACTCGCCCAAGTCAAAGCCGGAGCCAAAACTGGCGATATCAGTGCCGCATCTGCTCGGTTTAGCCGCACTCAAGCAGAACTTGAAGGACAAATCATTACCCAACGGGCGGCGATCGCCACCTTAGAAGCCCAACTGCAAGGCGAAACACAAGCCCAAGAAGCCACCCTCAACCGCATCGCCGCCGAACTCAAAGACGCTCAAACCAACTGCCAGCGCTACCAAACCCTGCAAGCCGAAGGAGCCATATCCGCCCAAGATCGCGATACCATCTGCCTCCAAGCCGACACCACCCAACAAAGACTCGAAGAAGCGCAAGCCAACCTCAACCGCATCGTCACCAGTCGCAGCGAACAAATCAACGAAGCGCAAGCCAACCTCAACCGCACCATCAACACCGTAGAACGGCAAATTGAAGAATCCCAAGCCAGTTTAGAAGCCATTTCCGAAGTCCGTCCCGTAGACATCCAACTCGCCCAAGCCGAACTCACCAGCGCCCAAGCCGCCCTTCGCCAAGCCGAAGCCGACTTAGAGCTTGCCTATATCAAAGCGCCCCAAGAAGGACGAGTGATGGAAATTCACACTTATCCCGGTGAAATTATCAACTCCGAAGGCATTGTCGAACTCGGACAAACTCAAGAAATGACAGTCATTGCCGAAGTTTACGATAGCGATGTCGTGAAAATTCGCCCAGGACAAATCGTTCAAGTTACCAGCGACGCATTGCCTGAGAACTTAACAGGAACCGTTGCCCAAATCGGCTTGAAAGTAAAGCAACAAAGCGCTTTAGAAATCGATCCCACTCAAAACGTTGATGCCAGAGTTGTAGAAGTACAAATTGCTTTAGATCCAGCGTCCAGTGAGTTGGCTGCTGGTTTAAGTAACTTGCAAGTTCTGGTGGAAATTGAACTATAACTGCACTTCGTGCGGTGGGGGAGTGGGGGAATGGGGGGAATTTTATGGAAGAAAATCGCAAACCTTTAATTAAAACTCATGAAAATTTGGAGGTTTATCAAATGGCATTTGATAGTGCTATGACTATTTTTGAAGTATCTAAACAATTTCCAAAGGAAGAAAAATACTCATTAACAGACCAAATCAGACGCTCTTCTCGTTCTGTCTGTGCCAATTTAGCAGAAGCTTGGCGCAGACGACGTTATCGAGGATCTTTTCTCCTACGGTTAAATGATGCTGAAGCCGAAGCCGCAGAAACCCAAGTCTGGCTAAAATTTGCTGTCAAATGCCAATATCTCAATGTAGATACAGCCAGAGAACTCTACCGTCAATACAATAGAATTCTGGCTTTAATTGTTACTATGACCAACAATCCTCATAAATGGTTATTAAAAAATAAATAACTCCCCCCATTCCCCTACCTCCCAAAAAACCATGCTTCGTTTCCTAAAAAACTTAACTCGCCGAACTCCTCTCGGATTTCTTCAGCTTAGTCATGATAAAACTCGGCTGTTAATTGCGATTTCCGGAATCGCTTTTGCCGATCTCTTGATTTTCATGCAACTGGGATTTCAGGCAGCACTTTATAACAGTAATACTCGTCTACACAATGCCTTAAATGCAGATATTGTTCTCGTTAGTCCCCAAGCGCGAAATTTAGTCGATTTAAATACGATCGCCCGTCGTCGTTTATATCAAGCCATGGATGTGCCTGGAGTGGCTGATGCGGGGGCGCTTTATGTGAATATTGCGGATTGGAAAATCCCCGAAACTGGACGGGCAACCAAGATTTTAGTCTTAGGATTTAATCCCGATCACCCCCCCTTCGATATTGCCGGTTTAGATCGACACAGTTCTCTGATGAAATTACCGGATACCGTCGTCTTTGACAAAACGGCGCGAGGCAACTATGGGTCTGCCATTGAGCAGGTTTTGGCGGGTGGAACGGCGGTAACTGAGGTAGAAAATCATCAGATTCAAATCGCGGGATTGTATGAAGTTGGGGCATCTTTTGCGGCTGATGGTACGATTATGACTAGCGATCGCAATTTTCTCCGCATCTTTTCCCGTCGTCGCGATGCGGGAGGGGTTAGCGCAGGTTTAGTCTATTTAGAACCAGGAGCCGATCCGCAAGCGGTGGCGAATCTCCTCAAAACCCGATTACCGCAAGATGTACGCGTCTTAACCCATGAAGAATTTATCGCCTTTGAAAAACACCATTGGGCAACCAATACTGCCATTGGGTTTGTATTTCGTGTAGGAGCCGTTATGGGCTTTATCGTGGGCTTAATTATTGTCTATCAAGTATTATCCACGGATGTGGCCGATCATTTGGGAGAATATGCCACATTTAAGGCCATG
The genomic region above belongs to Roseofilum reptotaenium CS-1145 and contains:
- a CDS encoding nucleotidyltransferase family protein, translating into MNEILQAHKREILAIASQHGAYNIRVFGSVARNEANADSDIDFLVDYDSTKRSPWFPCGLQQDLEALLQCPVDIATPAMLKPRIRERVLQEAIPLESATDRHLDRL
- a CDS encoding TetR/AcrR family transcriptional regulator, giving the protein MSTDSPEAKPLSDKAQQILNGAMQEFLAHGYAGTSMDRVAATAGVSKATVYSHFGDKEGLFAALVQRLAQKKFPTIFTPSDRLPTHDLREVLQNMANNMLDNLIEDTDYQNFIRLMIAESGRFPELAQTFARHLAKPGIETLTCHLSSFKELNLPDPEATARIWIGALVHYMLVQEMLHGKDIMPMERDRLVDAMLHLLSTKKNGIAEKE
- a CDS encoding ABC exporter membrane fusion protein — translated: MVRTAMGTEWKSSKTVALLATTLLAVGGVTAYSLVSPKSLFSEPETPPVVELPQMETVTAVGWLEPKGEVIQLAASEAAQSSRVAQLLVNEGDWVKAGDAIAILDSRDRLQAAVEQARAQVQVAEAGLAQVKAGAKTGDISAASARFSRTQAELEGQIITQRAAIATLEAQLQGETQAQEATLNRIAAELKDAQTNCQRYQTLQAEGAISAQDRDTICLQADTTQQRLEEAQANLNRIVTSRSEQINEAQANLNRTINTVERQIEESQASLEAISEVRPVDIQLAQAELTSAQAALRQAEADLELAYIKAPQEGRVMEIHTYPGEIINSEGIVELGQTQEMTVIAEVYDSDVVKIRPGQIVQVTSDALPENLTGTVAQIGLKVKQQSALEIDPTQNVDARVVEVQIALDPASSELAAGLSNLQVLVEIEL
- the devC gene encoding ABC transporter permease DevC, with amino-acid sequence MLRFLKNLTRRTPLGFLQLSHDKTRLLIAISGIAFADLLIFMQLGFQAALYNSNTRLHNALNADIVLVSPQARNLVDLNTIARRRLYQAMDVPGVADAGALYVNIADWKIPETGRATKILVLGFNPDHPPFDIAGLDRHSSLMKLPDTVVFDKTARGNYGSAIEQVLAGGTAVTEVENHQIQIAGLYEVGASFAADGTIMTSDRNFLRIFSRRRDAGGVSAGLVYLEPGADPQAVANLLKTRLPQDVRVLTHEEFIAFEKHHWATNTAIGFVFRVGAVMGFIVGLIIVYQVLSTDVADHLGEYATFKAMGYQQTYLLGIVFEEALILAVVGFFPGLTVSMGLYRLTRQATNLPMYMTLARAALVLILTILMCCLSGAIATRRLQGADPADLF
- a CDS encoding HepT-like ribonuclease domain-containing protein — protein: MREDPERVQDMLDAIAAIERYIQQDRQAFEEQELIQVWVAHHLQIIGEATSALSDTLKANYPQIPWIQVVGLRNMLVHEYFRIDPQILWDITQYDLPALQQTLQTMQQDLDI
- a CDS encoding four helix bundle protein, with product MEENRKPLIKTHENLEVYQMAFDSAMTIFEVSKQFPKEEKYSLTDQIRRSSRSVCANLAEAWRRRRYRGSFLLRLNDAEAEAAETQVWLKFAVKCQYLNVDTARELYRQYNRILALIVTMTNNPHKWLLKNK
- a CDS encoding Uma2 family endonuclease codes for the protein MIITPTQLSLEEFLQLPETEPSSEYIDGHIYTKPMPKGRHSAIQTSLVTAINQVGSPGKIARAFTELRCTFARRSLVPDISIFAWPRIPLNPQGEIEDLFTLAPDWTIEILSPEQPSTRVIDKILFCLDEGTELGWLIDPQERLVMSFSPGQQPRIYRGDTVLPCLDILPDFQSSPQTIFSYLTLN